Proteins co-encoded in one Cricetulus griseus strain 17A/GY chromosome 1 unlocalized genomic scaffold, alternate assembly CriGri-PICRH-1.0 chr1_1, whole genome shotgun sequence genomic window:
- the Plat gene encoding tissue-type plasminogen activator, translating into MGNKMKTELLCVLLLFGVLFTLPGQGTRSRFRRGARSYRVTCRDEQTQTTYQHLQSWLRPMLRSSRVEYCRCNGGSTQCHSVPVRSCSEPRCFNGGTCQQALYFSDFVCQCPDGFVGKRCDIDTRATCFSGQGITYRGTWSSAENGAECINWNSSVLSLKTYNARRPDAIKLGLGNHNYCRNPDRDSKPWCYVFKAGKYIPEFCSMPACPKEKSEDCYVGKGLTYRGTHSLTTSRASCLPWNSMILIGKSYTAWRTNSQALGLGRHNYCRNPDGDAKPWCHVMKDGKLTWEYCDVSPCSTCGLRQYKQPQFRIKGGLFTDITSHPWQAAIFVKNRRSPGERFLCGGVLISPCWVLSAAHCFVERFPPQHLKVVLGRTYRVVPGEEEQTFEIEKYIVHDEFDYDTYNNDIALLQLRSDTQQCAQESSSVSTACLPDPKLQLPDWTECELSGYGKHEESSPFFSDRLKEAHVRLYPPSRCTSQNLFNKTITNNMLCAGDTRSGGNQNVHDACQGDSGGPLVCMVNKHMTLVGIISWGIGCGQKDVPGVYTKVTNYLDWIQDNMKQ; encoded by the exons GGAACTCGCAGCAGGTTCAGAAGAGGAGCCCGGTCCTACAGAG TGACCTGCAGAGATGAGCAAACACAGACGACTTACCAACATCTTCAGTCGTGGCTGCGCCCCATGCTCAGAAGCAGTCGGGTGGAATACTGCCGCTGCAATGGTGGCTCGACACAATGCCACTCGGTGCCTGTCAGAA GTTGCAGTGAGCCAAGATGCTTCAATGGGGGTACATGTCAGCAGGCCCTGTATTTCTCCGACTTTGTCTGCCAGTGTCCTGATGGATTTGTTGGGAAACGCTGTGACATAG ATACCAGAGCAACATGCTTTTCGGGCCAGGGCATCACCTATAGGGGCACATGGAGCTCAGCAGAAAATGGGGCTGAGTGCATCAACTGGAATAGCAGTGTTCTGTCCCTGAAGACCTACAATGCAAGGAGGCCAGATGCCATCAAGCTGGGCCTGGGGAATCATAATTACTGCAG AAACCCAGACCGAGACTCCAAGCCCTGGTGCTATGTCTTTAAGGCAGGGAAGTATATCCCAGAGTTCTGCAGCATGCCAGCTTGTCCTAAGG AAAAAAGTGAGGACTGTTATGTTGGAAAAGGGTTAACCTATCGTGGCACCCACAGCCTCACCACTTCTAGGGCCTCCTGCCTCCCGTGGAATTCCATGATCCTGATAGGCAAGAGTTACACAGCATGGAGGACCAACTCACAGGCACTCGGCCTGGGTAGACATAATTATTGCCG GAATCCAGATGGGGATGCCAAGCCCTGGTGCCATGTGATGAAGGACGGAAAGCTGACATGGGAATACTGTGATGTGTCCCCGTGCT CCACCTGCGGCCTGAGGCAATACAAACAGCCACAGTTTCGAATTAAAGGAGGACTTTTCACAGACATCACTTCACACCCGTGGCAGGCTGCCATCTTTGTCAAGAACAGAAGGTCTCCTGGAGAGAGATTCCTGTGTGGAGGGGTGCTGATCAGTCCCTGCTGGGTGCTGTCTGCCGCCCACTGCTTTGTGGAAAG gTTTCCTCCCCAGCATCTTAAAGTGGTCTTGGGCAGAACATACAGGGTGGTGCCTGGAGAGGAGGAGCAGACATTTGAGATCGAAAAATACATAGTCCATGATGAATTTGATTATGACACTTACAACAATGACATTG CATTACTGCAGCTGAGGTCAGATACCCAACAGTGTGCCCAGGAGAGCAGCTCTGTCAGCACCGCTTGCCTTCCTGACCCCAAGCTGCAGCTTCCTGACTGGACAGAGTGCGAGCTGTCTGGCTATGGCAAGCATGAGGAAT catctcctttcttctctgatcGGCTGAAGGAAGCCCATGTTAGGCTGTACCCACCGAGCCGCTGTACTTCACAGAATTTGTTTAATAAAACCATCACAAACAATATGCTGTGTGCTGGAGACACCCGAAGTGGAGGCAACCAAAATGTCCATGATGCATGCCAG GGTGACTCGGGAGGACCACTGGTGTGTATGGTCAATAAACACATGACCTTGGTTGGCATCATCAGCTGGGGCATTGGCTGTGGGCAGAAGGATGTCCCTGGAGTATATACCAAGGTTACTAATTACCTAGACTGGATTCAAGACAACATGAAGCAATGA